The Staphylococcus carnosus genome has a segment encoding these proteins:
- a CDS encoding deoxyribonuclease IV: MLIGSHVSMNGKKMLQGSAEEAHRLNEKTFMIYTGAPQNTRRKAIEDLNIEAGHEAMKEYGLSNIVVHAPYIINIANTQKPHVFELGVDFLQKEIERTEAIGAKDIVLHPGSHVGAGSEAGIKKIIEGLNEVLTNDNDVRIALETMAGKGSEVGRTFEELAQIIEGVNHNERLSICFDTCHTHDAGYKVKDDFDSVLEEFDNVIGLDRIKVLHVNDSKNEIGAHKDRHENIGFGHIGFDALNYIVHHEVFENIPKILETPFVGEDKKNKRPPYKHEIEMLETETFNPNMKEIIMSE; this comes from the coding sequence GTGTTAATAGGTTCTCATGTTTCTATGAATGGTAAAAAAATGCTGCAAGGTTCAGCTGAAGAAGCACATCGATTAAACGAAAAAACATTTATGATTTATACAGGTGCACCACAAAATACACGTCGTAAAGCTATTGAAGATTTAAATATTGAGGCTGGACATGAAGCTATGAAAGAGTATGGTTTATCAAACATCGTTGTTCATGCTCCATATATTATCAACATCGCAAACACACAAAAACCTCATGTATTCGAATTAGGTGTTGATTTCTTACAAAAAGAAATAGAGCGAACTGAAGCTATAGGTGCAAAAGATATAGTACTGCATCCTGGTTCTCATGTAGGAGCTGGTTCAGAAGCAGGTATCAAAAAAATAATCGAGGGCCTAAATGAAGTATTAACAAATGATAATGATGTTCGTATTGCTTTAGAAACAATGGCTGGTAAAGGTTCAGAAGTTGGAAGAACTTTTGAAGAATTAGCACAAATTATAGAGGGTGTTAACCATAATGAACGTCTATCTATATGTTTTGATACATGCCATACTCATGATGCGGGTTATAAAGTAAAAGATGATTTCGATTCTGTATTAGAGGAATTTGACAACGTCATAGGATTAGATAGAATCAAAGTATTGCATGTAAATGACAGTAAAAATGAAATAGGCGCACATAAAGACCGTCATGAAAATATTGGTTTCGGTCATATTGGTTTTGATGCTTTAAATTATATAGTACATCACGAGGTCTTTGAAAACATACCAAAAATATTAGAAACACCATTTGTTGGTGAAGATAAGAAAAATAAGCGTCCACCGTATAAACATGAAATCGAAATGTTAGAAACTGAAACATTTAATCCGAATATGAAAGAAATTATAATGTCAGAATAA
- a CDS encoding Fur family transcriptional regulator — protein sequence MNTTDAIKILKDEGHKYTDKRKMILDIFVNEDKYISAKLIQQRMDSKFPGISFDTIYRNLYLFKDLGIIENTELDGEMKFRIACAHHHHHHFICEVCGETKIIDYCPMEQIQSQLPGVLIHTHKLEVYGICENCQ from the coding sequence ATGAATACAACTGATGCTATTAAAATTTTAAAAGATGAAGGTCACAAATATACCGATAAAAGAAAAATGATTCTCGACATTTTTGTAAACGAAGATAAATATATCAGTGCAAAATTAATACAACAACGAATGGATTCTAAATTTCCGGGTATTTCATTTGATACTATTTATAGAAACCTTTATTTATTTAAAGATTTGGGTATCATTGAAAATACAGAACTTGATGGTGAAATGAAATTCAGAATTGCATGTGCACATCATCATCATCATCATTTTATTTGTGAAGTATGCGGTGAAACTAAGATAATAGATTATTGTCCTATGGAGCAAATTCAATCACAATTACCTGGTGTCTTAATTCATACTCATAAATTAGAAGTTTACGGAATATGTGAAAACTGCCAATAA
- a CDS encoding metal ABC transporter permease — protein MIDALLNFDFMRYSLISGILIGFIAPFIGAFIVVRRLSLIADALSHVTLGGISFGMLLTTLSPLFASINPMWGGIFFAVVGALLIEKLRTSYKNYQEIAIPIIMSAGIGLSAIFISLADGFNQELVGLLFGSISAVSLSDMVTVLIVAIIVMIFIFSFYKELFILSFDEEYSNVIGIPKWIQFLFIIIVAMVVSASMRVVGILLVSALMTLPVAIAMRITKGFKQLIVFSIILGEASVIGGLIIAFYLNLSPGGVIVVLLVLILVATMLLQTLRVKFKKGVN, from the coding sequence ATGATTGACGCGTTATTAAATTTTGATTTTATGAGGTACTCTCTAATAAGTGGTATTCTAATAGGATTTATCGCACCTTTTATCGGTGCATTTATCGTTGTACGTAGATTATCTTTAATTGCAGATGCATTAAGCCATGTTACATTAGGTGGTATATCGTTTGGCATGCTACTTACCACATTATCGCCATTATTTGCATCAATTAATCCTATGTGGGGCGGAATTTTCTTTGCGGTGGTCGGTGCCCTGTTAATAGAAAAATTAAGAACATCTTATAAAAATTATCAAGAAATCGCAATACCTATCATAATGAGTGCAGGTATTGGTTTAAGTGCAATTTTCATATCTTTAGCTGATGGTTTTAACCAAGAACTTGTAGGTTTATTATTCGGTTCTATAAGTGCTGTATCTTTAAGTGATATGGTAACTGTATTAATTGTTGCTATTATTGTAATGATATTTATTTTTTCATTTTACAAAGAATTATTTATTCTTTCTTTTGATGAAGAATATAGTAATGTTATAGGTATTCCTAAATGGATACAATTTTTATTTATTATAATTGTGGCGATGGTTGTTTCAGCATCAATGCGTGTGGTTGGTATACTTTTAGTGAGTGCGCTTATGACACTTCCGGTTGCAATTGCTATGCGCATAACAAAAGGATTTAAACAACTTATTGTTTTTAGTATTATATTAGGAGAAGCTTCAGTTATTGGCGGTCTTATTATAGCCTTTTACTTAAACTTATCTCCTGGTGGGGTCATAGTAGTTCTATTAGTATTGATTTTAGTAGCCACAATGCTTTTACAAACATTACGTGTAAAGTTTAAAAAAGGAGTTAATTAG
- a CDS encoding metal ABC transporter ATP-binding protein, translating to MATPVFELKNINYHFGTKQVLDNINIKIYKGDFLAIVGPNGAGKSTLLKVMLGLLPLQTGEMFIDGIKYQRRASDLKISYVSQKASAFNAGFPASVKEVVLSGLTKQKHLFQWFNKKDVQKVKDILKRLNIEALFHKNIAELSGGQQQRVLIARALISNPSVLILDEPTNGIDAKHVSEFYDTLEQLKKEGVTIILVTHDIGVVVDTATQVACLNKHLHFHGSAKAFKSLDQVEISKIYGYPVKFVDHQHERECCK from the coding sequence ATGGCAACCCCTGTGTTTGAATTAAAAAATATTAACTACCATTTTGGTACTAAACAAGTTTTAGACAATATTAATATCAAAATCTATAAAGGTGATTTCTTAGCAATAGTGGGCCCAAACGGCGCTGGAAAATCTACTTTACTTAAAGTGATGCTGGGACTATTACCATTACAAACTGGTGAGATGTTTATTGATGGAATTAAATATCAAAGAAGGGCATCTGATTTGAAAATAAGTTATGTTTCTCAAAAAGCATCTGCTTTCAATGCCGGATTCCCAGCCAGTGTTAAAGAAGTCGTATTAAGCGGATTAACCAAACAAAAACATTTATTCCAGTGGTTTAATAAAAAAGATGTACAAAAAGTAAAAGATATCTTAAAACGTTTAAACATTGAAGCATTGTTCCATAAAAATATTGCTGAGTTATCTGGAGGGCAGCAACAACGTGTTTTAATTGCACGAGCTTTAATATCAAATCCGTCCGTACTGATATTAGATGAACCAACCAATGGTATCGACGCGAAGCATGTAAGTGAATTCTACGATACATTAGAACAGCTTAAAAAAGAAGGTGTAACAATAATTTTAGTTACACATGATATAGGGGTAGTTGTTGATACTGCTACTCAAGTTGCTTGCTTAAATAAACATTTACATTTCCATGGATCTGCAAAAGCATTCAAATCCTTAGACCAAGTTGAAATTTCTAAAATTTATGGTTATCCAGTTAAATTCGTAGATCATCAACACGAAAGGGAGTGCTGTAAATAA